A genomic region of Manihot esculenta cultivar AM560-2 chromosome 15, M.esculenta_v8, whole genome shotgun sequence contains the following coding sequences:
- the LOC110601808 gene encoding 3-dehydroquinate synthase homolog codes for MTAAVERGWNTFIFGSEHRQLADDWSSIAMINPLFIKEGEVLDSGSNRVATIFQVSTPEELQQLQPENARAENIVIDLLDWQIIPAENIVAAFQGSQKTVFAISNTPSEAQIFLEALELGLGGVVLKVEEAEAVIELKEYFDRRNESSNVLNLTKGTVTKIQVAGMGDRVCVDLCSLMKPGEGLLVGSFARGLFLVHSECLESNYIASRPFRVNAGPVHAYISVPGGKTCYLSELKAGKEVMIADQKGHLRTAIVGRVKIETRPLILVEAKIDFDDQMHYSIFLQNAETVALVPPCQGNGMQKVAVPVTSLKVGDEVLLRIQGAARHTGIEIQEFIVEN; via the exons ATGACTGCTGCTGTTGAAAGAGGCTGGAACACCTTCATCTTCGGGTCTGAACATCGACAACTTGCCGATGACTGGTCAT CAATTGCAATGATAAATCCCCTCTTTATTAAAGAAGGAGAGGTTTTAGATAGTGGAAGCAATAGGGTTGCCACGATTTTTCAGGTTTCAACTCCTGAAGAGCTACAGCAACTTCAACCAGAAAATGCTCGGGCTGAGAATATTGTTATTGATTTACTGGATTGGCAG ATAATACCTGCAGAGAATATTGTTGCAGCATTCCAAGGCAGTCAAAAAACAGTGTTCGCGATCTCAAATACACCTTCTGAAGCACAAATCTTCCTAGAG GCTCtagagctaggtttgggtggaGTTGTTCTAAAAGTTGAGGAAGCTGAAGCTGTCATTGAGCTGAAG GAGTATTTTGACAGAAGGAATGAATCAAGCAATGTGTTGAACTTGACAAAAGGAACCGTAACTAAAATTCAAGTAGCTGGAATGGGTGATCGTGTTTGTGTGGATCTCTGCAGCCTCATGAAACCTGGTGAAGGACTTCTG GTTGGTTCTTTTGCTAGAGGACTATTCCTTGTTCACTCGGAATGCTTGGAGTCCAATTATATTGCTAGCAGGCCTTTTCGTGTCAATGCA GGACCGGTGCATGCATACATCTCTGTTCCAGGTGGAAAGACTTGCTACCTTTCAGAGTTAAAAGCAGGCAAAGAAGTAATGATAGCTGACCAAAAAGGTCATCTACGAACAGCTATTGTTGGCCGCGTGAAGATTGAGACTAGACCTCTTATCCTTGTAGAGGCAAAG ATTGATTTTGATGATCAAATGCATTACAGCATCTTCCTACAGAATGCAGAGACAGTTGCCTTAGTACCTCCATGCCAAG GAAATGGAATGCAAAAAGTAGCAGTTCCCGTGACTTCACTAAAGGTTGGAGATGAAGTTTTACTGCGAATACAAGGCGCAGCCCGCCACACAGGAATAGAAATTCAAGAATTCATTGTTGAGAATTGA